From a region of the Betaproteobacteria bacterium genome:
- a CDS encoding pyruvate carboxylase, giving the protein MKKIRSLLVANRSEIAIRVLRAASELGIRTVAIYSNEDRFALHRFKADESYLVGEGKKPIQAYLDIDDIIRIAKEAGVDAIHPGYGFLSENPSFADACASAGIAFIGPNGDVMRQLGNKVAARNLAERAGVPVVPATPALPADLNEAKALADTVGYPLMLKASWGGGGRGMRVVENVDELPGALDVARREAMAAFGNDEVYLEKLVRRARHVEVQVLGDKHGELVHLFERDCTVQRRNQKVVERAPAPYLDEATREALCQSAIQLARAANYTHAGTVEFLMDADTGQFYFIEVNPRIQVEHTVTEQITGIDIVKAQIRVTEGHHIGDGASFIPKQADIRMSGHALQCRVTTEDPENAFTPDYGRITVYRSAAGFGIRLDAGTAYSGAVITPFYDSLLVKVTAWGRSSDEAALRMDRALREFRVRGLATNLQFLENLIAHPLFRSGECTTRFIDSTPELFTFAKRRDRASRLVKFLGHVAVNGNPEMKGRKLPTLPLARPIKPSLDLGTPIPAGTRDKLKELGAEGFSGWMKAQPQVLLTDTSMRDAHQSLFATRMRTHDMLAIAPYYARMAPNLFSLECWGGATFDVALRFLKEDPWERLTRLRQAVPNILFQMLLRSSNAVGYTNYSDNVVRYFVQQAAENGIDVFRVFDSLNWVDNMRVAMDAVVESGALCEGALCYTGDLFDSSRPKFNLNYYVNLAKQLEKAGAHIIGIKDMAGVAKPRAITALVKALKEEVGLPLHFHTHDTSGIAAASVLAAVEAGCDAVDGALDALSGLTSQPNLGSIAAALKGSERDPLIDHAAMMSLSNYWEGVRHAYAPFEPEIRSGTSDVYNHEMPGGQYTNLREQARAMGLAHRWPEISRAYAEVNRLFGDIVKVTPTSKVVGDMAIFMVANDLKPEDVANPDKDIAFPESVISLFKGELGFPPEGFPKALEAKVLKGEPPLSGRAGDFLAPVDLEAMRKELEHVIGRQAGDTDLASYLMYPKVFREYAEHRREFGDVSLLPTSAFFYGLQDREEIAIDIEKGKTLVLRQTGRAEAPDEEGKVRVFLELNGQPRTVRIPKAGLEQASKARPKADNANPKHVAAPMPGMVVTVAVKVGQKISKGASLLSIEAMKMETMLSTDRDVVIKAVHVKPGDVIAAKDLIVEFA; this is encoded by the coding sequence ATGAAAAAAATCCGTAGTCTGCTTGTGGCCAACCGCAGCGAAATCGCCATCCGCGTCCTGCGTGCCGCTTCCGAACTGGGTATTCGCACCGTAGCGATTTACTCCAACGAAGACCGTTTTGCCCTGCATCGATTCAAGGCCGATGAGTCCTATCTGGTGGGTGAGGGTAAGAAGCCTATTCAGGCTTATCTCGATATCGATGACATTATCCGCATTGCCAAAGAGGCTGGCGTCGATGCGATTCACCCGGGCTATGGCTTCCTGTCGGAGAACCCAAGTTTTGCCGATGCCTGCGCCAGTGCGGGGATCGCCTTTATCGGCCCGAATGGCGATGTCATGAGGCAGCTGGGCAATAAGGTAGCTGCGCGTAATCTGGCTGAGCGGGCCGGTGTACCGGTTGTGCCCGCGACGCCGGCCCTGCCGGCAGACCTGAATGAAGCCAAGGCTTTAGCCGATACAGTTGGCTATCCGTTGATGCTCAAGGCCAGTTGGGGCGGTGGCGGACGCGGTATGCGCGTGGTCGAGAATGTCGACGAACTACCCGGTGCACTGGATGTTGCCCGGCGCGAGGCCATGGCTGCTTTCGGCAACGACGAGGTCTATCTGGAGAAACTGGTGCGCCGGGCCCGGCACGTCGAAGTACAGGTTCTGGGCGACAAGCATGGCGAACTGGTGCACCTTTTTGAACGGGATTGCACCGTTCAGAGGCGCAACCAGAAGGTTGTCGAACGTGCACCGGCGCCTTATCTGGACGAAGCAACCCGAGAGGCCTTGTGCCAGTCGGCCATTCAACTGGCCCGTGCGGCTAATTACACGCATGCCGGTACCGTCGAATTCCTGATGGATGCCGACACCGGGCAGTTCTACTTCATCGAGGTCAATCCGCGCATTCAGGTCGAGCACACGGTGACGGAGCAAATTACCGGTATCGATATCGTCAAGGCCCAGATCCGTGTCACCGAAGGTCACCATATTGGCGACGGAGCTTCCTTTATCCCGAAACAAGCCGATATCCGAATGTCCGGTCATGCCCTGCAATGCCGGGTGACCACCGAAGACCCGGAGAACGCCTTTACGCCGGATTATGGCCGGATTACGGTTTACCGCAGCGCGGCCGGTTTCGGTATTCGTCTTGATGCCGGCACCGCCTACTCGGGCGCAGTCATCACGCCGTTCTACGATTCGCTGTTGGTCAAGGTGACTGCCTGGGGGCGCAGCAGCGACGAGGCCGCGTTGCGCATGGATCGTGCCCTGCGGGAATTTCGGGTTCGTGGCCTGGCCACCAATCTGCAATTCCTCGAAAATCTCATAGCCCATCCGTTGTTCCGCTCGGGCGAATGCACCACCCGTTTCATCGACAGCACGCCCGAACTCTTTACCTTTGCCAAGCGGCGCGATCGGGCCAGCCGTCTGGTCAAATTTCTTGGGCATGTCGCGGTCAACGGTAATCCCGAGATGAAAGGTCGTAAATTGCCGACCTTGCCGCTGGCCCGGCCGATCAAGCCGTCCCTTGATCTCGGTACACCCATTCCAGCCGGTACCCGCGACAAATTGAAGGAACTCGGTGCCGAAGGCTTCTCTGGCTGGATGAAGGCCCAGCCGCAGGTGCTGCTCACCGACACCTCGATGCGCGATGCGCATCAATCCCTGTTTGCCACCCGCATGCGCACGCATGACATGCTGGCCATCGCCCCTTACTACGCTCGCATGGCACCTAACCTGTTCTCGCTGGAATGCTGGGGTGGCGCTACCTTCGACGTAGCCCTGAGATTTCTCAAGGAAGACCCTTGGGAACGCCTGACCCGATTGCGCCAGGCGGTACCCAACATCCTTTTCCAGATGCTGTTGCGTTCTTCAAATGCGGTGGGCTATACCAACTACAGCGACAACGTGGTGCGCTATTTCGTGCAGCAGGCGGCCGAGAACGGCATCGATGTGTTCCGCGTCTTCGATTCCCTGAACTGGGTCGACAACATGCGGGTAGCGATGGATGCCGTGGTCGAGAGCGGCGCGTTGTGCGAAGGGGCTCTGTGCTATACCGGCGACCTGTTCGACAGCAGCCGGCCCAAGTTCAACCTCAATTATTACGTCAATCTGGCCAAACAGTTGGAAAAAGCCGGGGCGCATATCATCGGTATCAAGGATATGGCAGGTGTCGCCAAGCCGCGTGCCATCACGGCGCTGGTCAAGGCGTTGAAGGAAGAAGTCGGATTGCCGTTGCATTTCCATACTCATGACACCAGCGGCATTGCTGCTGCGTCCGTGCTGGCTGCCGTCGAGGCGGGTTGCGATGCCGTGGATGGTGCGCTCGACGCCCTTTCCGGCCTCACCTCGCAGCCTAATCTGGGCTCCATCGCCGCGGCACTGAAAGGCAGCGAGCGTGACCCGCTCATTGATCATGCGGCCATGATGTCGCTATCGAATTATTGGGAAGGCGTGCGCCATGCCTACGCGCCGTTCGAGCCGGAAATCCGCTCCGGCACGTCGGATGTGTACAACCACGAAATGCCCGGCGGGCAATATACCAATCTGCGCGAACAAGCCCGGGCCATGGGGTTGGCGCATCGCTGGCCGGAAATCTCCCGGGCTTATGCCGAGGTCAATCGTCTGTTCGGCGACATCGTCAAGGTGACGCCGACCTCCAAAGTGGTGGGTGACATGGCCATCTTCATGGTGGCCAATGACCTGAAGCCGGAAGATGTTGCCAATCCCGACAAGGACATTGCCTTCCCGGAATCGGTGATTTCCCTGTTCAAAGGCGAACTAGGTTTTCCGCCGGAGGGTTTCCCGAAAGCCCTGGAGGCCAAGGTGCTCAAGGGCGAGCCGCCATTGTCCGGACGGGCCGGCGACTTCCTGGCACCGGTTGATCTGGAGGCGATGCGCAAGGAACTGGAACATGTCATCGGCCGCCAGGCTGGCGATACCGATCTGGCCTCGTATCTGATGTACCCCAAGGTCTTCCGGGAGTATGCCGAACATCGTCGTGAATTTGGCGATGTCTCACTGTTGCCCACCTCGGCGTTCTTCTACGGCCTGCAGGATCGCGAGGAAATTGCGATCGACATTGAAAAGGGCAAGACGTTGGTTTTGCGCCAAACCGGGCGCGCCGAGGCGCCGGACGAAGAGGGCAAGGTCCGCGTCTTCCTCGAACTGAATGGACAGCCGCGGACGGTGCGCATTCCCAAGGCTGGCCTGGAGCAGGCCAGCAAGGCACGACCGAAGGCGGATAACGCCAATCCCAAGCACGTAGCTGCGCCCATGCCGGGCATGGTGGTGACGGTAGCGGTCAAGGTCGGGCAAAAGATCAGCAAGGGAGCCTCGCTACTGTCCATCGAGGCCATGAAGATGGAAACCATGCTGAGCACAGATCGTGATGTCGTGATCAAGGCGGTTCATGTCAAACCCGGCGATGTCATTGCTGCCAAGGATCTCATCGTCGAGTTTGCCTGA
- the nifB gene encoding nitrogenase cofactor biosynthesis protein NifB: MELPVISNTAPAAEGGGCASSGCGTAPDALGHLPDHIRAKVQDHPCYSEEAHHYFARMHVAVAPACNIQCNYCNRKYDCSNESRPGVVSEVLTPDQAIKKVLAVAAEIPQMTVLGIAGPGDPLANPGRTFETFEQLSERAPDIKLCVSTNGLNLPMYVDRIAQHNIDHVTITINCVDPEVGAKIYPWIFWENKRIFGVEGARILIEQQQKGLQMLTDRGILVKVNSVLIPGVNDEHLKEVSKIVKAKGAFLHNVMPLIAEPEHGTYYGIMEQPEPTPEMLQDLQDACAGDMAMMRHCRQCRADAVGLLGEDRGDEFTLDKIDVMDVDYEAAMVRRKVVHDEIIEKLDAKRGVVKPKADGIPEGSRPVLMAVAGKNGIVAEHFGHAKEFLIYEASPEGVRFMSHRKTELYCGGMDSCGDGDVVDAGATESLLDRNIRILAGCEVVLCSKVGYEPWAKLEAAGIAPNGEHAMEPIEEAVMAVYREIAATGKLLPAVDSKKVA; encoded by the coding sequence GTGGAACTACCTGTTATCAGTAACACCGCCCCTGCTGCTGAAGGTGGCGGCTGTGCATCCAGCGGCTGCGGTACGGCGCCGGATGCACTGGGCCATTTACCCGACCACATTCGCGCCAAGGTTCAGGACCACCCCTGCTATTCGGAAGAAGCGCACCACTACTTCGCCCGCATGCACGTGGCCGTCGCCCCGGCCTGCAACATCCAGTGCAATTACTGCAACCGCAAGTACGACTGCTCCAATGAATCCCGTCCGGGCGTCGTCTCCGAAGTGCTGACGCCGGATCAGGCGATCAAGAAAGTGCTTGCCGTTGCCGCCGAAATTCCGCAGATGACCGTACTCGGCATCGCCGGACCAGGAGACCCTCTGGCCAACCCGGGCCGCACTTTTGAAACATTCGAACAGCTGTCCGAGCGCGCCCCGGACATCAAGCTGTGCGTGTCGACCAACGGCCTCAACCTGCCGATGTATGTCGACCGTATTGCCCAGCACAACATCGACCACGTGACGATCACCATCAACTGTGTCGACCCCGAAGTTGGTGCCAAGATATATCCGTGGATCTTCTGGGAGAACAAACGCATCTTCGGCGTTGAAGGTGCCCGCATCCTGATCGAGCAGCAGCAGAAAGGTCTGCAGATGCTGACCGACCGCGGCATCCTGGTGAAGGTCAACTCGGTGCTGATTCCCGGCGTCAATGACGAGCATCTCAAGGAAGTTTCGAAGATAGTCAAGGCCAAGGGCGCCTTCCTGCACAACGTCATGCCGCTGATTGCCGAGCCTGAGCACGGCACCTACTACGGCATCATGGAACAGCCGGAACCTACCCCGGAAATGCTGCAGGATCTGCAGGATGCCTGCGCCGGCGACATGGCGATGATGCGCCACTGCCGCCAGTGCCGGGCCGATGCGGTCGGCCTGCTCGGCGAAGATCGCGGTGATGAGTTCACGCTCGACAAGATCGATGTCATGGATGTCGATTACGAAGCCGCCATGGTCCGCCGCAAGGTAGTGCATGACGAAATCATCGAGAAGCTGGACGCCAAGCGCGGCGTCGTCAAGCCGAAGGCCGATGGCATTCCGGAAGGTTCGCGCCCGGTGCTGATGGCGGTCGCCGGCAAGAACGGCATCGTTGCCGAGCACTTCGGCCATGCCAAGGAATTCCTGATCTACGAAGCCTCGCCGGAAGGTGTCCGCTTCATGAGCCACCGCAAGACCGAACTGTACTGCGGCGGCATGGATTCCTGCGGGGATGGCGACGTGGTCGATGCCGGTGCTACCGAATCGCTGCTCGATCGCAACATCCGGATCCTCGCCGGCTGTGAGGTCGTGCTTTGCTCCAAGGTCGGCTACGAACCATGGGCCAAGCTGGAAGCCGCCGGCATCGCGCCGAACGGCGAACACGCGATGGAGCCGATCGAGGAAGCCGTGATGGCGGTGTACAGGGAAATCGCAGCGACCGGCAAGCTGCTTCCCGCGGTCGACAGCAAAAAGGTGGCATAA
- a CDS encoding 4Fe-4S binding protein, translated as MALQITQSCVNCWACVDVCPNDAIYEDKPHFLIDDGKCTECLGDHSVPQCAAICPIEMAIVDELGEFLNPPGSLTGIPIEKLKEFGLWREAA; from the coding sequence ATGGCCCTGCAAATCACCCAATCCTGTGTCAATTGCTGGGCTTGCGTCGATGTCTGCCCGAACGACGCGATCTACGAAGACAAACCCCATTTCCTGATCGACGACGGCAAATGTACCGAGTGCCTGGGCGATCACAGCGTGCCGCAATGCGCTGCGATCTGCCCGATCGAAATGGCCATCGTCGACGAGCTGGGCGAGTTCCTGAACCCGCCCGGGTCGCTGACCGGCATCCCGATCGAAAAGCTGAAGGAATTCGGCTTGTGGCGCGAGGCGGCGTAA
- a CDS encoding FprA family A-type flavoprotein, which yields MATAAITDNAVEIAPGVHWVGALDPHLRSFDIILKTANGTSYNSYVVRGDNGVAIIDTVKENFADDFFRRLESVATYEEITTIVLNHLEPDHSGALPELLKRAPQAKVYLSSRAQMMLKALLKPTGEKPPEYIPVTTDDTVDLGGRTLRFLHTPYLHWPDTQCTYLVEDGLLFTGDIFGCHFCDNRLFNDTVGDFRFSFEYYYAHIMRPFREYVLDAIALIEPLDIQLIAPAHGPVLRHKPRDYVHRYRELATPRLFNEARSEKTLVVFYLSAYGNTRRMAEALAAGAESLGGVRVSLYDLEGGEADIFTDLVEEADGIAFGSPTINADAVKPIWDLLSSLTTVNIKGKLGAAFGSYGWSGEAVRLIEDRLRGLKLRVPVEGLRIKLVPDANELDACRELGEQLARHLTGRVEHRDVDMAALA from the coding sequence ATGGCAACTGCGGCCATCACTGATAACGCCGTAGAAATTGCTCCTGGCGTCCACTGGGTGGGCGCCCTCGACCCGCATCTGCGGAGTTTTGACATCATTCTGAAAACCGCCAACGGCACCAGCTACAACTCGTATGTCGTGCGTGGCGACAATGGCGTGGCGATCATCGACACCGTGAAGGAAAACTTCGCCGACGATTTTTTCCGTCGTCTGGAGTCGGTGGCGACGTATGAAGAAATCACCACCATCGTCCTCAACCATCTGGAGCCGGACCACAGCGGCGCACTACCCGAGCTGCTCAAGCGCGCACCGCAAGCCAAGGTTTACTTGTCCAGCCGCGCCCAGATGATGCTCAAGGCGCTGTTGAAGCCGACCGGCGAGAAGCCGCCAGAATACATCCCGGTCACCACCGACGACACCGTCGACCTCGGTGGCCGCACCTTGCGCTTCCTGCACACGCCCTACCTGCATTGGCCGGACACGCAATGCACCTATCTGGTCGAAGACGGCCTGCTGTTCACCGGCGACATTTTCGGATGCCACTTCTGCGACAACCGTCTGTTCAACGACACGGTCGGCGACTTCCGCTTTTCATTCGAGTACTACTACGCCCACATCATGCGGCCCTTCCGCGAGTATGTGCTCGATGCCATAGCGCTGATCGAACCGCTCGATATCCAGTTGATTGCGCCGGCTCACGGTCCGGTACTTCGCCACAAGCCGCGTGATTACGTGCATCGCTACCGCGAACTGGCCACACCCCGGCTATTCAACGAAGCGCGTAGCGAGAAGACTCTGGTCGTCTTTTACCTCTCCGCCTACGGCAACACCCGGCGCATGGCTGAAGCACTTGCCGCCGGGGCCGAAAGCCTGGGCGGCGTGCGGGTTTCACTCTACGACCTCGAAGGCGGCGAAGCTGACATCTTTACCGATCTGGTCGAAGAGGCTGATGGCATTGCCTTCGGCAGCCCGACCATCAACGCCGACGCGGTCAAGCCGATCTGGGATCTGCTCTCATCGCTGACCACGGTCAATATCAAGGGCAAGCTCGGCGCCGCTTTCGGCTCCTATGGCTGGAGCGGCGAAGCAGTACGCCTGATCGAGGATCGCCTGCGCGGCCTGAAGCTGCGCGTCCCGGTCGAAGGCTTGCGCATCAAGCTGGTACCGGATGCCAATGAACTCGACGCATGCCGGGAACTCGGCGAACAACTGGCCCGTCACCTGACCGGCCGGGTAGAACACCGCGATGTCGACATGGCGGCGCTCGCATAA
- a CDS encoding (2Fe-2S)-binding protein — MPKAKVTFQDIGVSVTVPAGTRLIEVSEKVGAGITYGCREGECCTCLTKIVSGGENLAPPSVLEDQVLKDNMAPRGHRLACQAQIIGGELVVKPA; from the coding sequence ATGCCTAAAGCCAAAGTCACCTTTCAGGATATCGGCGTATCGGTCACCGTACCGGCCGGCACCCGCCTCATTGAAGTATCCGAAAAAGTCGGTGCCGGTATCACCTACGGTTGCCGCGAAGGCGAATGCTGCACCTGCCTGACCAAAATTGTTTCCGGTGGCGAAAACCTCGCTCCGCCAAGCGTGCTGGAAGACCAGGTACTCAAGGACAACATGGCGCCACGTGGCCATCGGCTGGCCTGCCAGGCGCAGATCATCGGTGGTGAACTGGTCGTCAAACCAGCCTGA
- a CDS encoding (2Fe-2S)-binding protein: MALITFSSPLHKDKTVYAVAGSHTQTILSLAKEHHIPIDFGCQEGNCGTCLVKVSSVDGKRAPMGGPLNVREVAALVELGHITKGQIEQMYVDDIPPTQWRLACQMIVRDEDILVEYPSK, encoded by the coding sequence ATGGCCCTCATCACATTCAGCAGCCCTTTGCACAAGGACAAGACGGTCTATGCCGTCGCCGGCAGTCACACCCAGACCATCCTTTCACTGGCTAAGGAACATCACATCCCGATCGACTTCGGCTGCCAGGAAGGCAACTGCGGCACTTGTCTGGTCAAGGTATCGTCGGTCGACGGCAAGCGCGCACCGATGGGCGGCCCGCTCAACGTTCGCGAGGTCGCTGCCCTGGTCGAACTCGGCCACATTACCAAGGGCCAGATCGAGCAGATGTACGTTGACGACATTCCCCCCACCCAGTGGCGCCTCGCCTGCCAGATGATCGTCCGTGACGAGGACATTCTGGTCGAGTACCCGAGCAAGTAA
- a CDS encoding nitrogen fixation protein NifQ has protein sequence MNGPDRLPYRATLFAELLALPAPAKVAADPNRSLLASMIAGQIAESGCLPADLGLGAGVYQNLIHRYFPGLKSHGTLRDIEDIPEWSDLQKLMLDHRANKYPSELLIANIVATACAGRDHLWQDLGLANREELTKLMQVNFPALARANTGDMKWKKFLYRQFCSREGIYVCPAPSCGVCKDYAKCFGPEN, from the coding sequence ATGAACGGTCCGGATCGACTTCCCTACCGCGCCACGCTGTTCGCCGAATTGCTGGCCCTGCCAGCCCCGGCGAAGGTGGCTGCCGATCCGAACCGTTCATTGCTGGCCAGCATGATTGCCGGCCAGATTGCCGAAAGCGGATGCCTGCCCGCCGATCTCGGGCTGGGCGCTGGCGTCTATCAAAACCTGATCCATCGCTACTTCCCGGGACTTAAATCTCACGGAACATTGCGGGACATCGAAGACATTCCCGAGTGGAGCGATCTGCAAAAGCTCATGCTCGACCATCGCGCCAACAAATATCCGTCCGAGCTGCTGATCGCCAACATTGTCGCTACCGCCTGCGCCGGTCGCGATCACCTGTGGCAAGACCTTGGCTTGGCCAATCGCGAAGAACTGACTAAACTCATGCAGGTAAATTTCCCTGCCCTGGCGCGGGCAAATACCGGCGATATGAAGTGGAAGAAATTCCTCTATCGCCAGTTCTGCTCACGTGAAGGCATCTACGTTTGTCCAGCCCCCTCATGCGGGGTATGCAAGGATTACGCGAAATGTTTTGGACCGGAGAACTGA
- the draG gene encoding ADP-ribosyl-[dinitrogen reductase] hydrolase — MFWTGELIARNAPVRRRVTPLNEPHVGRAIAAYLGLAVGDALGATVEFLTPNEIRHQIGVHEEITGGGWLRLKAGQVTDDTTMSLALGEAILAKRAVDAQAAAEAFDAWMRAKPVDIGNTVRRNLIQFRKTGNPEAPASEHDAGNGAAMRVLPIALACYGQPEKTTIFASNAQAHVTHHNVLSDAACQTLIFMIQDMLAGLDAVEVERKHAAKLVRTHPVFAYDRRRCDNPSGYVVETMQAVFQSFFATETFEDCLIDIVNRGGDADTTGAIAGMLAGARYGLDSIPNRWLKAIDEKISEQCSAQASALLAVSKEASLAEKVAEQPKV, encoded by the coding sequence ATGTTTTGGACCGGAGAACTGATCGCCAGAAACGCCCCTGTACGCCGCCGCGTTACCCCGCTCAACGAACCGCATGTCGGTCGAGCCATTGCTGCCTATCTTGGCTTGGCTGTAGGTGATGCACTTGGTGCCACGGTCGAGTTCCTGACCCCCAACGAAATTCGCCATCAAATCGGCGTCCATGAAGAAATCACCGGCGGCGGCTGGCTACGCTTGAAAGCCGGCCAGGTCACCGACGACACCACCATGTCACTGGCCCTCGGCGAAGCCATTCTCGCCAAACGTGCCGTCGATGCCCAGGCAGCAGCCGAAGCCTTCGACGCCTGGATGCGCGCCAAACCCGTCGACATCGGCAACACGGTGCGCCGAAACCTGATCCAGTTCCGCAAGACCGGCAATCCGGAAGCCCCGGCGTCGGAACACGATGCCGGAAACGGCGCTGCCATGCGCGTTTTGCCAATAGCGCTTGCCTGCTACGGTCAACCGGAAAAAACGACGATTTTTGCAAGTAATGCGCAGGCCCACGTTACCCATCACAATGTACTTTCAGATGCAGCCTGCCAGACGTTGATCTTCATGATTCAGGATATGCTCGCCGGCCTGGACGCCGTCGAGGTCGAGCGCAAGCACGCCGCCAAGTTGGTCCGGACACACCCCGTCTTCGCCTACGACCGGCGGCGCTGCGACAACCCGAGCGGCTATGTGGTCGAGACCATGCAGGCGGTTTTCCAGTCATTTTTTGCAACCGAAACCTTTGAGGATTGTCTGATCGACATCGTCAATCGCGGCGGTGACGCCGATACCACCGGCGCCATTGCCGGCATGCTGGCTGGCGCACGCTACGGGCTTGACAGCATTCCAAACCGCTGGCTCAAGGCAATCGACGAAAAGATTTCTGAGCAGTGTTCAGCCCAAGCCAGCGCCCTGCTCGCCGTCAGCAAAGAAGCATCGCTGGCAGAGAAGGTGGCGGAACAACCGAAAGTCTGA
- a CDS encoding Hsp70 family protein, which translates to MSHFSYARACGIDFGTSNSTVGWIRSGYSTLLPLEDDKPTLPSVVFFNAEENSVSFGRAGLREYLEGYECRLMRSLKSLLGSSLIDGRTDVQGTVVIFRDLLTRFIASLKARAEVQGGRTFDQAVLGRPVFFVDDDPAADRVAEQTLADIARAVGFSDISFQYEPIAAAFHYETTLAREELVLVADIGGGTSDFSIVRLSPQRARAAERWSDVLANTGVHIGGTDFDKQLSLASVMPLLGHRSLLKSGREMPASIYFNLATWHTINFAYARQVWADQQNLLLDAMAPDCLNRLLALIRERAGHWLAHQVEQAKIALSAGETAVLQLDRFAPGEQATLTGLEFDLATDMLVEKVEGSVTRLLSDAGLAASGIDTIFFTGGSSGIPRLRQRIAALLPQAQVVEGDLFGSIGAGLAVDAARRYGTVQQSAVSE; encoded by the coding sequence ATGTCTCATTTTTCTTACGCCCGCGCCTGCGGTATCGACTTCGGTACCTCCAATTCCACCGTTGGCTGGATAAGGTCGGGGTACTCGACACTGTTGCCACTGGAGGATGACAAGCCGACGCTGCCCTCGGTGGTTTTCTTCAATGCCGAGGAAAATTCCGTCAGTTTTGGCCGGGCCGGACTCAGGGAATACCTTGAGGGTTACGAATGTCGCCTGATGCGCTCGTTGAAAAGCCTGCTGGGCAGCAGTTTGATCGATGGTCGTACCGATGTTCAGGGCACGGTGGTGATTTTTCGTGATCTGCTGACACGTTTTATCGCCAGCCTGAAGGCGCGAGCCGAAGTGCAGGGCGGACGTACCTTCGATCAGGCGGTATTGGGGCGACCGGTGTTTTTTGTCGATGATGACCCGGCGGCAGACCGGGTGGCCGAGCAGACGCTGGCTGATATCGCCCGTGCTGTCGGCTTCAGCGACATCAGTTTTCAGTACGAGCCGATTGCCGCGGCCTTTCACTATGAGACAACGCTGGCTCGCGAAGAGCTGGTACTGGTGGCGGATATCGGTGGCGGTACGTCGGATTTCTCGATTGTCCGGCTGTCACCGCAGCGCGCCAGGGCGGCGGAGCGCTGGAGCGATGTGCTGGCCAACACGGGTGTTCATATCGGCGGGACGGATTTCGACAAGCAACTCAGTCTGGCGTCGGTCATGCCTTTGCTGGGACATCGCAGCCTGCTCAAGAGCGGGCGCGAAATGCCGGCCAGCATCTATTTCAACCTCGCCACCTGGCACACCATCAACTTCGCCTATGCCCGCCAGGTTTGGGCCGACCAGCAAAATCTGCTACTTGATGCGATGGCGCCAGACTGCCTGAATCGCCTTCTGGCGCTTATTCGGGAGCGGGCCGGACACTGGCTGGCGCATCAGGTCGAGCAGGCCAAGATAGCGCTATCGGCGGGGGAGACCGCTGTCCTTCAGTTGGATCGTTTTGCACCGGGCGAACAAGCAACGCTGACCGGCCTCGAGTTTGATCTGGCAACGGACATGCTTGTTGAAAAAGTGGAGGGCTCGGTGACCCGGCTGCTGTCCGATGCCGGCCTTGCCGCGAGCGGTATCGACACGATTTTCTTCACCGGTGGCTCAAGCGGGATTCCACGCTTGCGTCAGCGTATCGCGGCACTTTTGCCTCAGGCACAGGTGGTCGAAGGTGACTTGTTCGGCAGTATTGGCGCCGGCCTGGCGGTAGATGCCGCCCGTCGCTATGGCACCGTGCAGCAATCAGCGGTCAGCGAATGA